One genomic region from Anguilla rostrata isolate EN2019 chromosome 2, ASM1855537v3, whole genome shotgun sequence encodes:
- the si:ch211-194k22.8 gene encoding uncharacterized protein si:ch211-194k22.8 isoform X2 yields MRRKTKAKRVLDHENDEEEEEDRNQDEIDHGLQKRRKQMYPAKEKADENSSSTAGLQKLKMRAFELDSPMTEQCTDSDSTPEESDYLQSRSKAELIAMVLCMQREMEGLKEQIRCLTACGKLARNLETLIERTQVWSSGNSKTPSPSMPGVPVEGDALLPGLLASPAVLNGQYAMSRDRQPEQQEDSQRNGLFTEFITPELLERCNTGTTAQKLTNDLLRGLYERECLASHSISGIVYNKRGQPKPALPADEVQAILRTVQYFFPGKTDAEIKGYIRQKLQNEAKRLRRKPQLSVKVEAHAEPIGTEGVYT; encoded by the exons AtgagaaggaaaacaaaagcgAAGCGAGTTCTCGATCACGAAAAtgatgaagaagaggaagaagaccGAAACCAAGATGAAATCGAC CACGGGTTGCAGAAAAGAAGGAAACAAATGTACCCTGCCAAAGAGAAAGCAGACGAAAATTCATCATCCACTGCCGGCCTCCAGAAGTTGAAAATGAGG GCATTTGAGCTGGACAGTCCTATGACAGAACAGTGCACTGACAGTGACTCCACTCCCGAG GAATCAGACTACCTGCAGTCACGCTCAAAGGCAGAGCTAATCGCTATGGTGCTGTGCATGCAAAGGGAAATGGAGGGTTTGAAGGAGCAAATTCGGTGCCTTACAG CATGTGGGAAGCTGGCCAGAAACTTAGAAACCCTGATTGAAAGGACTCAGGTGTGGTCCAGTGGCAACAGCAAGACtccatctcccagcatgcctggTGTACCAGTGGAAGGGGATGCCCTGCTTCCTGGACTGCTGGCGTCCCCGGCTGTGCTGAATGGGCAGTATGCCATGTCCCGGGATCGCCAGCCTGAGCAGCAGGAGGATTCCCAGAGGAATGGCCTCTTCACTGAG TTCATCACCCCAGAGCTGCTGGAGCGCTGTAACACTGGCACCACAGCCCAGAAGCTGACCAATGACCTGCTGCGCGGGCTCTATGAGAGGGAGTGCCTGGCCTCACACTCCATCTCTGGCATCGTCTACAACAAGAGGGGGCAACCCAAGCCTGCCCTACCTGCAGACGAAGTTCAGGCCATCCTGA GAACAGTGCAGTACTTCTTCCCTGGCAAGACAGATGCAGAGATCAAGGGCTACATCCGGCAGAAGCTGCAGAACGAGGCCAAGAGGCTGCGGAGGAAGCCACAGCTGTCGGTGAAGGTGGAGGCTCACGCAGAGCCCATTGGGACTGAGGGCGTGTACACGTAG
- the si:ch211-194k22.8 gene encoding uncharacterized protein si:ch211-194k22.8 isoform X1 codes for MRRKTKAKRVLDHENDEEEEEDRNQDEIDVRTLHSKVLCHGLQKRRKQMYPAKEKADENSSSTAGLQKLKMRAFELDSPMTEQCTDSDSTPEESDYLQSRSKAELIAMVLCMQREMEGLKEQIRCLTACGKLARNLETLIERTQVWSSGNSKTPSPSMPGVPVEGDALLPGLLASPAVLNGQYAMSRDRQPEQQEDSQRNGLFTEFITPELLERCNTGTTAQKLTNDLLRGLYERECLASHSISGIVYNKRGQPKPALPADEVQAILRTVQYFFPGKTDAEIKGYIRQKLQNEAKRLRRKPQLSVKVEAHAEPIGTEGVYT; via the exons AtgagaaggaaaacaaaagcgAAGCGAGTTCTCGATCACGAAAAtgatgaagaagaggaagaagaccGAAACCAAGATGAAATCGACGTAAGAACATTACACAGCAAGGTCTTATGT CACGGGTTGCAGAAAAGAAGGAAACAAATGTACCCTGCCAAAGAGAAAGCAGACGAAAATTCATCATCCACTGCCGGCCTCCAGAAGTTGAAAATGAGG GCATTTGAGCTGGACAGTCCTATGACAGAACAGTGCACTGACAGTGACTCCACTCCCGAG GAATCAGACTACCTGCAGTCACGCTCAAAGGCAGAGCTAATCGCTATGGTGCTGTGCATGCAAAGGGAAATGGAGGGTTTGAAGGAGCAAATTCGGTGCCTTACAG CATGTGGGAAGCTGGCCAGAAACTTAGAAACCCTGATTGAAAGGACTCAGGTGTGGTCCAGTGGCAACAGCAAGACtccatctcccagcatgcctggTGTACCAGTGGAAGGGGATGCCCTGCTTCCTGGACTGCTGGCGTCCCCGGCTGTGCTGAATGGGCAGTATGCCATGTCCCGGGATCGCCAGCCTGAGCAGCAGGAGGATTCCCAGAGGAATGGCCTCTTCACTGAG TTCATCACCCCAGAGCTGCTGGAGCGCTGTAACACTGGCACCACAGCCCAGAAGCTGACCAATGACCTGCTGCGCGGGCTCTATGAGAGGGAGTGCCTGGCCTCACACTCCATCTCTGGCATCGTCTACAACAAGAGGGGGCAACCCAAGCCTGCCCTACCTGCAGACGAAGTTCAGGCCATCCTGA GAACAGTGCAGTACTTCTTCCCTGGCAAGACAGATGCAGAGATCAAGGGCTACATCCGGCAGAAGCTGCAGAACGAGGCCAAGAGGCTGCGGAGGAAGCCACAGCTGTCGGTGAAGGTGGAGGCTCACGCAGAGCCCATTGGGACTGAGGGCGTGTACACGTAG